The following coding sequences are from one Microbacterium sp. SORGH_AS_0969 window:
- a CDS encoding siderophore-interacting protein — protein MTVRDDRPGYEARVVAVSRVTPHMVRVTLGAIGGLDGSRLPDAGPADEFFGLWVPVPGAQPVKRYYTVRHHRADRGEIDVDLLLHGAGPATEWAARAAVGDTVAFDAPRGHYAPPPDTSSLLLCGDATALPALGRILEERLPHREAPPATLVIGVDDPADRSDLAVRPGDDVLWCSSEDLVDETRRRCGFDPTAYVWFSGEAADMRAVRARLRRELGIPAQRWTTMGYWRRDSERWSARLDAAGPAFKAAIDEVLAAPVDEETQADLLEELLSSKGLL, from the coding sequence ATGACTGTTCGAGACGATCGCCCAGGATACGAGGCGCGTGTGGTCGCCGTGTCCCGGGTCACGCCGCACATGGTGCGCGTGACCCTCGGAGCGATCGGCGGTCTCGACGGATCCCGGCTGCCGGATGCCGGGCCGGCGGACGAGTTCTTCGGTCTGTGGGTGCCGGTGCCCGGCGCGCAACCCGTCAAGAGGTACTACACGGTGCGGCATCACCGCGCAGACCGTGGTGAGATCGACGTCGACCTGCTCCTGCACGGCGCGGGCCCCGCGACAGAGTGGGCCGCCCGCGCCGCTGTCGGAGACACCGTCGCTTTCGACGCCCCGCGCGGGCATTATGCCCCGCCGCCCGATACGTCGAGCCTGCTCCTCTGCGGCGACGCGACGGCGCTCCCTGCTCTCGGGCGCATTCTCGAGGAACGGCTGCCGCATCGGGAGGCGCCCCCGGCGACGCTCGTCATCGGCGTCGATGATCCCGCCGACCGCTCCGACCTGGCCGTACGCCCGGGCGACGACGTTCTGTGGTGCTCGTCGGAGGACCTCGTCGACGAGACGCGACGCCGGTGCGGATTCGATCCGACCGCGTACGTCTGGTTCTCGGGAGAGGCCGCCGACATGAGGGCTGTTCGCGCGCGGCTGCGCCGAGAGCTCGGCATCCCTGCCCAGCGGTGGACGACGATGGGCTACTGGCGTCGTGACAGCGAGCGCTGGTCTGCCCGTCTCGACGCGGCAGGGCCCGCGTTCAAGGCCGCGATCGACGAGGTGCTCGCGGCACCGGTCGACGAGGAGACGCAGGCCGACCTCCTCGAGGAGCTGCTGTCGTCGAAGGGTCTGTTGTGA
- a CDS encoding citrate synthase, giving the protein MGDQKSQGGAVSDAGTQNDKATLTVGGTTAEFPVLRGTDGIPSIDIASLTKQTGHTTLDYGFVNTASTKSDITYIDGDQGILRYRGYPIEQLAKNSTYLEVAWLLIYGELPSASELASFDERIRRHTLLHEDLKRFFSSLPPTAHPMSVLSAATAALSTYYESESDPHNPEHVELNTVRMLAKLPVIAAYAHKKSIGQAFLYPDNSLGFVDNFLKLNFGVLSEIYEVNPVMTKALDLLLMLHADHEQNASTSTVRLVGSTGANQFASISAGIQALSGPLHGGANEAVLQMLGRIRDSGESVERFVERVKNKEEGVKLMGFGHRVYKNYDPRAKLVKEAADEVLEALGVSDPLLDLAKELEQIALQDDYFKERRLYPNVDFYTGVIYKAMGFPTRMFTVLFAIGRLPGWLAQWREAITDPQTKIGRPQQLYTGAAERNYPGIG; this is encoded by the coding sequence ATGGGCGACCAGAAATCGCAAGGAGGCGCGGTGAGCGACGCGGGAACGCAGAACGACAAGGCCACCCTCACGGTGGGGGGCACCACCGCCGAATTCCCGGTGCTCCGGGGAACCGACGGCATCCCGAGCATCGACATCGCGTCGCTGACGAAGCAGACCGGCCACACGACGCTCGACTACGGCTTCGTGAACACCGCGTCGACGAAGTCCGACATCACGTACATCGATGGCGACCAGGGCATCCTGCGCTACCGCGGGTACCCGATCGAGCAGCTCGCGAAGAACAGCACCTATCTCGAGGTGGCCTGGCTGCTGATCTACGGCGAACTGCCGTCGGCATCCGAACTCGCCTCGTTCGACGAGCGCATCCGTCGTCACACGCTTCTGCACGAGGACCTCAAGCGGTTCTTCTCGTCGCTGCCCCCGACCGCGCACCCGATGTCGGTGCTGTCGGCGGCCACCGCGGCGCTCTCGACCTACTACGAGTCCGAATCGGACCCGCACAACCCCGAGCACGTCGAGTTGAACACGGTTCGCATGCTCGCGAAGCTCCCGGTGATCGCGGCCTACGCCCACAAGAAGAGCATCGGGCAGGCTTTCCTGTACCCCGACAACTCGCTCGGCTTCGTCGACAACTTCCTCAAGCTCAACTTCGGTGTGCTGAGCGAGATCTACGAGGTCAACCCGGTGATGACGAAGGCGCTCGACCTTCTGCTCATGCTGCACGCCGACCACGAGCAGAACGCCTCGACCTCGACGGTGCGTCTGGTGGGCTCGACCGGCGCCAACCAGTTCGCGTCGATCTCCGCCGGCATCCAGGCTCTGTCCGGCCCCCTTCACGGCGGCGCCAACGAGGCCGTGCTGCAGATGCTCGGCCGCATCCGCGACTCCGGCGAGAGCGTCGAGCGCTTCGTCGAGCGGGTGAAGAACAAAGAAGAGGGCGTCAAGCTCATGGGCTTCGGCCACCGGGTCTACAAGAACTACGACCCGCGCGCCAAGCTCGTGAAAGAAGCGGCGGACGAGGTCCTCGAGGCCCTCGGCGTCAGCGACCCACTGCTCGACCTCGCGAAAGAGCTCGAGCAGATCGCCCTGCAGGACGACTACTTCAAGGAACGTCGTCTGTACCCGAACGTCGACTTCTACACCGGCGTGATCTACAAGGCGATGGGCTTCCCCACGCGCATGTTCACCGTGCTGTTCGCGATCGGGCGCCTGCCCGGCTGGCTCGCCCAGTGGCGCGAGGCCATCACCGACCCGCAGACCAAGATCGGCCGCCCGCAGCAGCTGTACACCGGGGCTGCCGAGCGCAACTACCCCGGCATCGGCTGA
- the dapD gene encoding 2,3,4,5-tetrahydropyridine-2,6-dicarboxylate N-succinyltransferase, whose translation MSNERRISAAGLSTIAEGGTVLDAWFPKPSLGGEPEVSTDLEAQAGADERRNVRIETVSLTIDADAAPTSTVDAYLRLHALSHLLVRPNEINLDGIFGHLPNVAWTNAGPIHPDDAARLRPALQRHGIQIQGLDKFPRLTDYVSPAGVRIADASRVRLGAHLSPGTTVMHEGFVNFNAGTLGSSMIEGRVSQGVVIGDGTDIGGGASIMGTLSGGGTHRVSIGARTLLGANAGIGISLGDDCVVEAGLYVTAGTKVKVGDEVVKAGELSGRNGILFRRNSLTGAVEASARAGVGVTLNEALHA comes from the coding sequence GTGAGCAACGAACGACGTATCAGCGCTGCCGGACTCTCGACCATCGCCGAGGGAGGGACCGTGCTCGACGCGTGGTTCCCGAAGCCGTCCCTGGGCGGCGAGCCCGAGGTCTCCACCGATCTCGAGGCCCAGGCCGGGGCCGATGAGCGCCGCAATGTCCGTATCGAGACGGTGTCACTGACCATCGATGCCGACGCGGCCCCGACGTCCACGGTCGACGCCTATCTGCGCCTCCACGCGCTGTCGCACCTGCTCGTGCGCCCGAACGAGATCAACCTCGACGGCATCTTCGGGCACCTCCCCAACGTCGCGTGGACCAACGCCGGCCCGATCCACCCCGATGACGCGGCGCGCCTGCGTCCCGCGCTCCAGAGGCACGGCATCCAGATCCAGGGGCTCGACAAGTTCCCGCGCCTCACGGACTACGTCTCCCCGGCCGGCGTCCGGATCGCCGACGCCTCGCGTGTTCGCCTCGGCGCGCACCTCTCCCCCGGCACGACGGTGATGCACGAGGGCTTCGTGAACTTCAACGCCGGCACGCTCGGCTCCTCGATGATCGAAGGACGTGTCTCGCAGGGCGTGGTGATCGGCGACGGGACCGACATCGGCGGCGGCGCCTCGATCATGGGCACCCTCTCCGGCGGCGGGACCCACCGCGTCTCGATCGGTGCGCGCACGCTGCTGGGTGCCAACGCGGGCATCGGCATCTCGCTCGGCGACGACTGCGTCGTCGAGGCGGGCCTCTATGTCACGGCCGGCACGAAGGTGAAGGTCGGCGACGAGGTCGTCAAGGCGGGCGAGTTGTCGGGGCGCAACGGCATCCTGTTCCGGCGCAATTCGCTGACGGGCGCCGTCGAAGCCTCGGCGCGAGCGGGTGTCGGCGTGACGCTGAACGAGGCGCTGCACGCCTGA